The Halanaerobiales bacterium genomic sequence ATCTACTACTTTAAATATTGATGATAGACGTGATAGAAATGGAAGCATGAAACAAAAATTAAATTCAGTAAATAATAAATTATCAAAATAAAAGGAGAAATAATAATGGAAATTAGAAAAGCTAAATCATCTGATGTAAAAGGAGTTACTAAGGTTCATGTTGAAAGCTGGAAAACTACTTATAAGGATATTTTTCCAAAGGAATTTTTAGAAAGTATTAGTTATGAAAAAAGACATAAATTGTGGGAAACAATATTAAATAATTCTGGGGAAGAGATAGTATATGTAATAGAAGTGAATAATAATATTATTGGGTTTCTTTCAGCAGGACCAGCCAGAGAAAAAAATTCTAATTATGATATAGAGATATATGCATTATATTTATTAGAAGAATATCAAAATAAAGGTTATGGCCAAAAATTAATAAATAACTTTTTTAACTTCTTAAAGGAAAATGATTATAATTCTGTTTATG encodes the following:
- a CDS encoding GNAT family N-acetyltransferase codes for the protein MEIRKAKSSDVKGVTKVHVESWKTTYKDIFPKEFLESISYEKRHKLWETILNNSGEEIVYVIEVNNNIIGFLSAGPAREKNSNYDIEIYALYLLEEYQNKGYGQKLINNFFNFLKENDYNSVYVWVLKENSATEFYKKMGATEIKEKEIEIEKNKYKEIAFGWDHL